A genome region from Oncorhynchus gorbuscha isolate QuinsamMale2020 ecotype Even-year linkage group LG26, OgorEven_v1.0, whole genome shotgun sequence includes the following:
- the LOC124016172 gene encoding transmembrane protein 238-like: protein MEPTYRGLGRCSCAFWLAVSFDIFGLLVLLIGVFADIFFYDFLIYAGAIIIFLSLVWWVFWYTGNIEVPQEELEDDVGLLKKERGIAGAVRRLSSRLTNSVRNSLRRNGGPPRGVARRAETGLSTTHMREAPQQLKPPPVVLTMGPLDEDMHTVSASVDTDIPVPHTATETSAI from the coding sequence ATGGAGCCAACGTACCGCGGTCTAGGTCGCTGTTCCTGCGCCTTTTGGTTGGCAGTGTCCTTCGACATATTCGGGCTGCTTGTTCTTTTGATCGGTGTTTTTGCGGACATATTCTTCTATGACTTTTTAATCTACGCCGGGGCCATCATCATCTTCCTCAGCCTCGTCTGGTGGGTGTTCTGGTACACGGGCAACATCGAGGTCCCCCAGGAGGAGCTGGAGGATGACGTCGGGCTCTTGAAGAAGGAGCGGGGCATCGCAGGTGCGGTGAGGCGGTTATCCAGCCGTCTCACCAACAGTGTCAGGAACTCTCTGCGGCGGAATGGAGGCCCCCCCCGCGGGGTCGCGAGAAGGGCAGAGACCGGGCTGTCTACGACTCACATGAGGGAAGCCCCACAGCAACTGAAGCCCCCGCCTGTCGTATTGACGATGGGGCCGCTTGATGAGGACATGCACACGGTGTCTGCATCCGTGGACACAGACATACCTGTTCCGCACACAGCTACAGAGACCTCGGCCATATGA